In Synechocystis sp. PCC 6714, the following are encoded in one genomic region:
- a CDS encoding tetratricopeptide repeat protein gives MNLRYLWSGRQILMGGSLIPLLFSATVLAQSSIPTEFNRHPNVNPLLAQRSAADDRRQFNELLRQGKAYVDNGNFPQAIAIYQQAAMLDGENAELFGSMGYLYARQGQFAEASQSFQQALRVNPNNPEYYDGLGFSYARQGLLNEAASAYATAISLGPNSPQSVKYRLALGVIMLQQGDYNRVRQLYNEIHRLQSDNEEAAVMMGAALLQSNEYEQLITFNNQALRLFPNRSELNLQLGKAYLAQGDLVAARRVLEPRLNPDWRSFSLYLTWAELLEQEGNFAGALDAYKQALRNEPTAIAAKIGTGRMYLELDNPAEAVWVFRDLTRLQPTNADFHYLLGEAYLVDGKTDLAKKSFGEAEKLYQTQGNIPGRDRTQEKLDNL, from the coding sequence ATATTGATGGGAGGCAGTTTAATTCCCCTGTTATTCAGTGCCACTGTGTTGGCTCAATCTTCCATCCCCACTGAGTTCAACCGCCATCCCAACGTTAACCCCCTGCTGGCTCAACGCTCAGCGGCCGATGATAGAAGGCAGTTCAATGAGCTACTGCGCCAAGGCAAGGCCTATGTGGATAACGGTAATTTTCCCCAGGCGATCGCCATTTACCAACAGGCGGCCATGTTAGACGGGGAAAACGCAGAACTGTTTGGCAGCATGGGTTATCTCTACGCTCGCCAGGGACAATTTGCCGAGGCAAGCCAAAGTTTTCAGCAGGCTTTGCGGGTAAATCCCAATAATCCTGAATATTACGATGGTTTAGGATTTAGTTACGCGCGCCAGGGATTGTTAAACGAAGCCGCCAGCGCCTATGCCACTGCCATCAGTTTAGGTCCCAATTCCCCGCAGTCAGTTAAATATCGCCTTGCCCTGGGGGTCATCATGCTCCAGCAGGGAGACTACAACCGAGTGCGTCAACTGTATAACGAAATTCATCGTTTGCAATCGGATAATGAAGAAGCGGCGGTGATGATGGGGGCGGCCCTCCTCCAGAGCAATGAGTATGAACAGTTAATCACCTTCAATAATCAGGCTCTCAGATTATTTCCTAACCGTTCCGAACTGAACTTGCAACTGGGTAAAGCCTATCTGGCCCAGGGGGATCTGGTGGCGGCCCGCAGAGTGTTAGAACCCAGGCTCAATCCTGATTGGCGTAGTTTTTCCCTATACCTTACCTGGGCAGAACTGCTGGAACAGGAAGGGAATTTTGCCGGGGCCCTGGATGCCTATAAACAAGCCCTCCGCAATGAACCCACGGCGATCGCCGCTAAAATAGGCACTGGCCGGATGTATTTGGAGCTGGATAACCCTGCCGAAGCAGTTTGGGTTTTTCGGGATCTAACCCGTCTGCAACCCACTAACGCCGATTTTCACTATCTGCTGGGGGAAGCCTACCTCGTTGATGGGAAAACTGACCTGGCAAAAAAGTCCTTTGGAGAAGCCGAAAAACTTTATCAAACCCAGGGCAATATCCCCGGCCGTGACCGGACTCAAGAAAAGCTGGATAATCTTTAG
- a CDS encoding phycobiliprotein lyase gives MDAMEFFRNSSGNWRSQRTTHHLAFRRAETGTSEIFVEALAADDPKIIEICQLHNCDPTKTVGGAFVRWESAMAWDKEDENHEGTTVFALIPEEDNPQQGLLLRERGYAEIVPIAGRYHIDEEDALVLVTDYETMTTIERFWFANPDMRLRTSTVQRFGGFNTATYCTEMRVKEDSSVPTTPSPTYEQFCGW, from the coding sequence GTGGATGCCATGGAGTTTTTTCGCAATAGTTCCGGCAATTGGCGATCGCAACGGACCACCCACCACCTGGCCTTCCGTCGGGCCGAAACGGGCACTTCAGAAATTTTTGTTGAAGCCCTAGCCGCTGATGACCCAAAGATCATCGAGATCTGCCAGCTGCACAACTGTGACCCCACTAAGACCGTAGGCGGAGCCTTTGTCCGCTGGGAAAGCGCCATGGCCTGGGATAAAGAAGATGAAAACCACGAAGGCACAACGGTTTTTGCCCTCATCCCCGAAGAAGACAATCCCCAACAGGGTCTGTTGTTGAGGGAACGGGGTTATGCGGAAATTGTGCCCATCGCCGGTCGCTATCACATCGACGAAGAAGACGCCCTAGTACTAGTGACAGACTATGAAACCATGACTACCATTGAACGGTTTTGGTTTGCCAACCCGGATATGCGCCTAAGAACCAGCACTGTGCAAAGGTTCGGAGGTTTCAACACCGCCACCTATTGCACGGAAATGCGGGTTAAGGAAGATAGCTCAGTGCCGACAACCCCTTCCCCGACCTACGAACAATTCTGCGGTTGGTAG